A stretch of Synechococcus sp. WH 8020 DNA encodes these proteins:
- the rbfA gene encoding 30S ribosome-binding factor RbfA, whose product MAQGRRVERVAALIRKETSELLIHGIRDERVHQGMVSITEVEVSGDLQHCRIFVSVFGEQAQKDEVMDGLEAARGFLRGELGRRLQMRRAPEIVFKLDRGIEKGTTVLHLLGELERERDQRGEVPEGTELPDNP is encoded by the coding sequence ATGGCCCAGGGACGTCGAGTTGAGCGGGTAGCCGCCTTAATCCGCAAGGAAACCAGCGAGCTGCTGATCCATGGGATCCGTGACGAACGCGTTCATCAGGGGATGGTGAGCATCACCGAGGTGGAGGTCAGCGGCGACCTTCAACATTGTCGAATTTTCGTGAGTGTCTTCGGCGAACAAGCGCAAAAAGATGAGGTCATGGACGGCCTAGAAGCGGCAAGAGGGTTCCTCCGTGGGGAGCTAGGCCGCCGGTTGCAAATGCGTCGAGCCCCTGAGATTGTCTTCAAGCTCGATCGTGGGATTGAAAAAGGCACCACAGTGCTCCATTTGCTGGGGGAGCTCGAGCGGGAGCGGGATCAACGAGGAGAGGTGCCAGAAGGAACCGAACTCCCTGACAATCCATGA
- a CDS encoding DUF751 family protein: protein MREFFVNVTRYPRYLINFGLGVLNSVAKPLVQRLRNPVTAVALIGALISGLITLGLVLRAMVTTAAPLS from the coding sequence ATGCGCGAGTTTTTCGTCAATGTGACGCGTTACCCGCGCTATCTCATTAACTTCGGCCTTGGCGTTCTCAACTCCGTTGCAAAGCCCCTGGTTCAGCGGCTCAGGAATCCCGTCACTGCCGTTGCTCTGATTGGGGCTTTGATTAGTGGATTGATCACCCTTGGACTGGTGCTCCGTGCCATGGTGACTACTGCAGCACCACTGAGCTGA
- a CDS encoding glutathione S-transferase family protein: MLELHQFRHSAFCLKVRMALHAKDLSFREVEVTPGIGQLAVFRLSGQRQVPVLVDGDTVVADSSAICRYLDELQPEPPLFPKDLRAVAQIHLIEDWADTTLAGSVRAALLQAAVDDPELRAALLPDDVPGPIRQVMTGVPTGWLSGVNELFGQEERSAMLHNLIAMADGLTPDSVLVGDALSLADLAVAAQLSLLRFPASAGSQLAGRGVAGLSDHPRLQPLFEWRDRLEARVFKQDPAAV, encoded by the coding sequence ATGCTGGAGCTGCATCAATTCCGTCATTCCGCCTTCTGCCTCAAGGTGCGGATGGCATTGCATGCCAAGGATTTGAGCTTTCGAGAAGTGGAGGTCACCCCTGGGATCGGTCAACTCGCCGTGTTCCGTTTGTCAGGGCAAAGGCAAGTTCCGGTGCTCGTAGATGGCGACACGGTGGTGGCAGATTCCAGCGCGATCTGTCGTTACTTGGATGAGCTGCAGCCCGAGCCGCCCCTCTTCCCGAAGGACCTTCGAGCGGTGGCCCAGATTCATTTGATTGAAGACTGGGCTGATACAACTCTTGCAGGATCCGTCCGCGCGGCTCTGCTTCAGGCGGCGGTGGATGATCCTGAATTGCGTGCGGCCCTGTTGCCGGATGACGTACCGGGCCCAATTCGGCAGGTGATGACTGGAGTCCCGACGGGTTGGCTGAGTGGGGTTAATGAGCTGTTTGGCCAGGAGGAGCGTTCCGCCATGCTCCACAACCTGATCGCGATGGCTGATGGCCTGACCCCCGATAGCGTTTTGGTTGGCGATGCCCTCAGCCTTGCGGATTTGGCAGTGGCGGCGCAGCTCTCCCTGTTGCGCTTTCCCGCTTCAGCAGGGTCTCAATTGGCGGGCCGCGGCGTTGCCGGTCTCAGTGATCATCCTCGCCTTCAGCCTTTGTTTGAATGGCGCGATCGACTGGAGGCTCGTGTGTTCAAGCAGGATCCTGCCGCCGTGTGA